Within Kutzneria chonburiensis, the genomic segment GCTGCGCAAGGTCGTCTGGCGGGCGGCGACGCCGGCCCAGACTGCCGCCTGCGTCGCGGTCGAGGCCGTCACCCGCTCCGGCGCCAAGCTCGGTGACCGCAGCGGGCTGATCGTGGCCGGCGGCAACCTGGCGCTGGCCCACCAAGCTCGTACGGCGCTGGACTTCGACGCCAAGCCGGGCGGCCTGCGCGCGTCGTATGCCTTGACCCATATGGATGTCGACGTGGTCGGGGCGGTCAGCGAGCTGACCGGGATCCGCGGCGAGGGCTGGGTTCTGGGCGGTGGATCGGCCAGCGGCACGCTCGCGGTCGTGCAGGCGGCGCGGATGCTCGCGGCCGGGTGGCTCGACCATTGCCTCGTGGTCGCGCCGTTGGCCGAGCTGTCCGCCGCCGAGATCGAGGCGTTCCGGCGTACGGGCGCGATGTCGCCGACTGGCGAGTGTCGGCCGTTCGACGTTGCGCGGCAAGGATTTGTGTACGGCCAGGCGGCCGCTGCCGTATTGTTGGAGCGGGCGAGCGTCGCCGACAAGCGTGGCGCGACGGTGTTGGCCGAGATCGCCGGTTACGGCCAGTGCCTGGATGCCAAGCGTGGCACCGAACCCGACAGCGCGGGCCAGGTGACCGCGATGCGGGCGGCGCTGCGTGTCGCCGGAGTCGAGGCTTCGGCGGTCGACTACGTCAACGCGCATGGCACTGGCTCGGTGCTCGGTGACGAAACCGAGGCACGCTCGATTCGAACGGTGTTCGGGCTGCGGCCGTCGCTGCGCGTCAACTCGACCAAACCCCTTGTCGGGCACTGCCTTTCCGCCGCCGGACTGATCGAGCTGATCGCCACCGTCGCGCAGCAGAAGGCCGGCTCCTGCCACCCCAACCCCAACCTCGACACCCCGCTCGACCCCGAACTGGCCCTGGTCGGCCGGTCGGCCGAGGCCCATCCCATCCGCACCGCGCTGTCCAACAGTTTCGCATTCGGCGGCATCAACGCGTCGGTCCTGGTCCGGGCCGCGTGACCTGGAGGAGAGAAGTCATGAAGCACGTCGGGATCGAAGCCATCAACGCCTACTGCGGCGAGACCTATGTGGACGTGCCGACCCTGTTCGCGGCACGCGGCCTTGACACCAGCCGGCTGGACAACCTGATGATGAGCCGCAAGAGCGTGGCGCTGCACTGCGAGGACGCGGTGTCGTTCGCTGTGAACGCGGCCAAACCCATCGTGGACGCGCTCACGCCGGAGCAGCGGGACTCCATCGAGCTGCTGATCGTCGGCACCGAGTCCGGTGTGGACTTCGGCAAGTCGCTGGCCACCTACGTGCACGACGCGTTGGGACTGAGCCGAAACTGCCGGCTGTTCGAGACCAAGCAGGCCTGCTACAGCGGCACCGCCGCCATGCAGATGGCCGCCGCGGTCGTCGCGGCCAGCCCGTTCGAGGGCGTGCGGGCCCTGGTGATCTCCAGTGACGTCGCCCGCCCGGTGCCGCACACCTACGTCGAGCCCAGCCAGGGCGCCGGCGCGATGGCCATGCTGATCAGCGACAACCCCGTGGTGGCAGCGTTCGACCACGGCGCCAACGGCTACTTCAGCTACGAGGTCATGGACACCTGCCGGCCGACGCCGGAGGCCGAGGCCGGCGACGTCGACCTCTCGCTGCTGACCTACATCGACTGCCTGCGCGGCTCGTTCACCGACTACGCCAGCAAGGTCGACGGCGCCGACATCGTCGACTCCTTCGACCTGCTGGCCATGCACACCCCGTTCCCGGGCATGGTCAAGGGCGCGCACCGCACGGTGCTGCGCCGGCTCAAGAAGATGTCGCCGCAGGCGCTGGAGGACGACTTCAACCGCCGCCTCGGCCCGGCCATCACCTACCCGCGCGAGGTCGGCAACATCTACGCCGGCACGGTTTTCCTGGCCCTGGCCAGCACTATCGACAACGCGCGCATCGACCGCGAGACGCGGCTGGGCATCTTCTCCTATGGTTCCGGCTGCGCCTCGGAGTTCTACAGCGCGGTCGTCACGCCGGAGTCGCAGCGCGCGGTGGCGCAGATGGGCATCACCCAGCGGCTCAACGGCCGCTACCAGCTGGCCATGGAGGAGTACGACGAGCTGCTGGCCGCCACCGCCGAGCTGAAGTTCGGCACCCCTGACTTCACCTTCGACCTCGACCGCTTCCCGCAGATCATGAAGTCACAGCTGGTCAACCGGAAGCTGCTGGTGCTGTCCGAGGTTCGCGGCCACCACCGCGAGTACGTGTGGCTCGGCGGTGAGGGCTGATGCCGCCGTACGCGGGGTATGTGCTGGACCGGCCGGGCCGGCGCAACACTATCGACGAGGCCATGCTGGCCGCCATCGACCGTGCCCTGACCGCCGCCGAGTCCTCTTCGGACAATCGAGTCTTCGTGATCTCGGCTGCGGGCGAGGACTTCTGCGCCGGGATGGACCTGGACACCGCGCCGCCGGCCGGCCCGGTGGTCGGCGAGCTGCCGTACTGGAAGTTGCTGCGACGCCTGACCACCTCGCCGCTCGTCACTGTGTCTGTTGTGGACGGTGCTGCGACCGCCGGCGGCGTGGGACTGGCGGCGGCCTGTGATGTGGTGCTCGCCGGGCGCGACGCCCGTTTCCGGCTCACCGAAACGCTTCTCGGACTGGTGCCGGCGATGGCGCTGCCGTTCGTCGCGCGCCGGACCGGAGAGCAGCGGGCGTTCAACGCCGCCCTGCTTGCTGACGACATCGACGCCGAGGCCGCACTGGGGCTCGGCCTCGTCGATCGGGTCGGCGCGAGCGGGCAGGAGCTGCTGCGCCCGCTGCTCGTCGGTCTGCGTCGCGTGCAACGGGAAACCGTTGCCGCACTGAAGAACTACCGCAACACGGCGTTCGGGTGGCGGGATGATCTCGGCACCGTTGCCGGGCAGGCGTTCCTGGACCGTATGGACTCCGATCTGGTGCGGACGATGGTGAAGGCGGTGGCGTCGTGAGCTCCGTGGTGCACCTGGAGTTCGAGGGTCCGGTGGCCGTGGTCCGGATGGCGGACACGGGCCGTCGCAACACGTTCAGCGCCGACCTCGCCGCTGGTCTGGTGGCGAGGTTCGACGAGGCGGTGGCCCGCGAGGACACCCGGGTCGTGCTCGTCGAGGGTCTGCCGGAGCTGTTCTGTGCCGGCGGTTCGCAGACCGAGCTGCTCAACTTTGCCGAGGGCAATGGGACTTTCGACACCGACGACTTCTTCCGCGTGTTCGCGCACTGCCCGCTTCCGGTCGTCGCGGCCGTGCAGGGGCACGCCATCGGCGGGGGTCTTGTGCTCGCGCTGTACGCGGATATGCTTGTGCTGTCGGAACGTTCCGTCTACGCCGCGAACTTCATGCGGTACGGCTTCACGCCCGGCATGGGCGCGACGCACCTGCTGCCGACTCGGTTCGGGCCGGTGCTGGGGCAGGAGATGCTCTACAGCGCGAAGAACTACCGCGGCGCCGAGCTGGCCGCCCGCGGCGTCAGCGTTCCAGTCGTCCCACACGCCGAAGTCCCTTCGGTGGCAAGGGAACTGGCCGCATCGGTGGCTCGCGCCCCGCGCGTTTCGCTGGAACTGCTCAAGCGGGAACTGTCCCGGCCGCTGCTGGTCGCCAGCGAGGGCGCCATTGCCCGCGAGGTCGACATGCACGGTGTCTCCTTTCATCTGCCGGAAGTGCGCGATCGCATCACCGCCGCCTACGCGAAGGGCGGCGCAGCCCGATGACCACCCCGAACCACGACAGGGCCGAGGAAAAATGGACGCACGCGAGATCCTGAACCGCGTCCGCAGCGGTGAACTGGACCTGGGGTCCGCGTCCGCCCAGCTGCGCGGCACGGAGACCGAGGCGCCGACACGCGAGCCGATCGCCGTGATCGGTTGCAGCGCACGGTTTCCCGGTGCCGAGGATGCCGAGCAGTTCTGGAACCTGCTGCTGGACGGCGCCGACCTGGTCACCGAGGTGCCGGCCGACCGTTGGTCCGCCTCGAGCTACTTCGACGCCGACCCGGCCGCCGCCGGCAAGTCCACGTCCAAGTGGGGCGCTTTCGTGTCCGATGCGGACGCTTTCGACGCCGACTTCTTCCGCATGACGCCGCGCGAGGCCGAGCTCACCGACCCGCAGGCTCGACTGTTCCTTCAGGAGTCCTGGCGGGCCTTGGAGAACGCCGGCCTCGCTCCGGCAACGCTGGCCGGTGCGCGCTGCGGCGTCTACGCCGGCGTGATGCTCAACGACTACCTCCAGCGGATCGAGCGGGGGAGCGAGCACTCTCGGCTGCCGCAGGTGATGCAGGGCAACTCCAACTCGATGCTGGCCGCCCGGCTGGCGTACGAGCTGGACCTGCGCGGGCCGACGGCCACTGTGGACACTGCCTGTTCGTCGTCGCTCGTCGCCCTGCACCTGGCCTGCCAGTCGCTGTGGCTCGGCGAGGCCGACCTGATGGTCGCCGGCGGCGTCACGCTGTACCTGACTGAACTCCCGTATGTTTACATGAGTAAGGCTGGCATGCTGTCGGCGCACGGCCAGGAGCGCGCTTTCGACGCCGCCGCCGACGGCATCGTGCCCGGCGAGGGCTGCGCCGTCGTTGTGCTCAAGCCGTTGGCCAAGGCCCTGGCCGACGGTGACCCCGTGCAGGCGATAATCCGGGCGACCGGTATCAATTCCGACGGGCGCACCAACGGCATCACGGCGCCCAGTGGCCGTTCGCAGGCCGCGCTGATCTCCGACACGTACCAGCGTTTCGGCATCGATCCGTCTACTGTGGACTACGTCGAGTGTCACGGCACCGGCACCCCGCTCGGTGACCCGATCGAGGTCGCCGCGCTGAACGAGGTGTTCGCGCCGGCCGGTCTCGCCGCCGGCAGCGTGCCCATCGGCTCCGTGAAGACCAACGTCGGCCACACCTCGGCCGCGGCCGGGCTGGCCGGCTTGATCAAGGCCATCGGTGTCGTCAGCACCGGTGACGTGCCGCCGACCCTGCATCTGACGTCGCCCAACCCGCGGATTCCCTTCGCCGAGGGGCCTTTCACTCCCGTCACCTCTCGTCGGCGGCTGCCGGCCACCGGCCGTCAGCGTCGGGCTGCCGTCAGTGCCTTCGGTTTCAGTGGTACCAACGCGCACGTTGTCGTCGAGGCCCCGCCGGCCCGTCCGGCTTCGCCTCGGCAGACCGGTCCCTTTGTCGTTGCCCTGTCCGGTCGTCGTCCCGACCGTATTGCCGCCATCGCTCGCGATCTTCGTCGTTGGCTCGATGGTGCCGGCGCCACCAGCTCCGTCGCCGATGTCGCCTACACCCTGGCCGTCGCTCGTAGCCACTACCAGCACCGCGCCGCCCTTGTGGTCAGCGATCTGGCCGAGCTTCGTGCCGGTCTGGACCGCCTGATCGCCGGTTCGCCCGTCGAGGAATCTCATGACGTCGCGCGCCAATACCTTTCCGGTGCGCAGGTCGACTGGGCTTCGGTGTTCGCCGACGGCGGTTTCCGCCGGCTGGCGATGCCCGGTTATGTCTTCGCCAAGGACCGCCACTTCGTGTCCGTTGCGCCGCAGGCAACTCCCGACATCGACGCCCTCGACCTGAACCGCCCGGTATGGGTTCCCGCTTCGCCTTCCTCAGAGGCCTTCGAGGCCGGTATGGTCCGCATTTTCGACCCTTCTGGCGAGCTGACCGGCCTCGGCGTCGAGTCGGATCACCCCGACACTCTCGTGCTCCGCTTCGACCAGGGCACTGTCGCCGAGGCCTTTGAGCTCGCCGCCGCCGTGCTGCGGGCCGCTCCTCGCGACCAGTTGATTCGCGTTGTCGCCGTGTCGACCGACCTGCCCAATGCGTTCGCCGGCAACGCTTTCATCCGTTCCCTCGCTCAGGAGAACCCTCGCGTCTCCGGCGCTTCCCTCTTGGTCGACTCGGGCCCTGCCGGCTTGGCCCAGCTTCGCGCCGAGCTCTCCGTCCGCTCTTCCGGTCTCCTTGACCTCCGTGGCGGCGGGCGTTCCTCTCTCGTGTTGGAGTCTTTCCGCCCCGCCGCTCCCGTTTCGCTGCGTGACGGCGGCGTTTATCTCATCACCGGCGGCATGGGTGGCATCGGCTCCGTTCTCGCCGAGCACCTTGTCTCACAGCACAACGCCCGCGTCGTTCTTTGCGGACGCAGTGCCGTTTCCCTTCCCGACGGCCCCATTCGTTACGTACAGGCCGACGTTTCCGACCCTGCGCAGGTTTCGGCTTTGGTGCGTTCCGTTCTCGCCACCGAGGGCTCGCTGCACGGCGTTTTCCACGCCGCCGGCGTCGTTCGGGACGCTTTCCTCACCCGGAAGCGGGCCTCCGATGTCGAAGCAGTGTTGGCACCCAAGACTTCCGGCGTCGTCGCACTCGATGCCGCCACCGCCGACCTTCCCCTCGACCTGTTCGTGCTGTTCTCTTCCGTCGCCGCCGTGACCGGCAATATCGGGCAGACCGATTACGCCTTCGGCAACGGCTTCCTCGACGGTTTCGCTTTGCAGCGCGCTGAGCTCGTTTCCGCCGGCCGTCGTCATGGCGTCACCCTTTCCGTGGATTGGCCGCTGTGGGACGGCACCGGCATGACCGTGCCCGAGCCGGTGCTGCGGGTTGTCGAGGAGCAGGTCGGCATGACCCCGCTCCCCGCCCCGCTCGCCCTCGCTTCCCTGCCGCACCTGCTCGGCGCCGGCGCCCCCGTCGTCTCTGTCTTCCACGGCAACCGCGACACCTGGCATCGCCACCTGACATCGCACGGCCTGCTCACCGCCGAGGTTGATTCGCCGGCTGCCGCTCAGCCTGATTCGCCGGGCGGCGCTTCGACCAAGGCTGATTCGCCCGGCGGCGCTTCGCTCGCGGCGGCTCAGGCTGGCCCGCTCAGCGGCGCGTCACCCACCACCGCCCCGGCTCGGACTCACTCCACTTCGCCGTCGGTCACCGCTGCGGTCCTGGCTGCCGTCGCTTCCGCTCTCGGTCGATCCGCCGACGAGCTCAGCCTCGGCACTTCGCTCGAGTCCCTCGGCCTCGACTCGCTCATGATCCGGACGCTCGCCGCCGAGCTCAGCCGCCGCGTCGCCCCCGTCGGTCCCGAGGAGCTCTTCGGCCTCCGCGACCTCGCGGAGCTGGCCACACTCCTGGCCCAACGCTCCGCACCTTCACCAGCGCCACACACCCCCGCCGACGCCGCGCCCACCGCCGAACCGCAGCCCCACCTCGGCACAAAAAACGCATCCCCCTCCGCTCCCAGGGGGGCGACCCCGGAGCCATCGTATCGCCGGGAGGGGCGGGTTGATCTTGGTGGCGGGGTGGCTGTGGATAAGTCGGGGGATGTGGACAACGCGGTGTGGGAGGGGGAGCTGAGGGGGAGCGCGGGGGACGTTGCGGTGATCGGGGTGTCGGGGCGGTATCCCGGCGCGTCGGATCTGGATGCCTTCTGGCGCAACCTTTCCGGGCGGGCCGACACCGTGTCGGAGCTGCCTACGGATCGGTGGGCGGATGCGGGCGGGGTGGAGGCAAGGGGTCATTTCCTGCTGGGGATAGACCGCTTCGACCCGGAGTTCTTCGGTCTCTCGGCGCACGACGCGGCGATGACGGACCCGCAGGAACGGCTGTTCCTGGAAGTGGCCTGGGAGGCGCTGGAAGACGCGGGCTACGCGGGCGATCGCCTGAACGAACTGGTGGCCCCGGACGGGGAGAAGCGCAGCCTCGGGGTGTTCGTGGGGGTGACGTCGGGGGACTACCAGCTGCTGGGTGCGCAACAGTGGGCGCACGGAAGCAGGACGATGCCGGCGGCGCACCAGTGGAGCGTGGCGAACCGGCTGTCGTACCTGCTGGACCTGCGAGGCCCGAGCCAACCGGTGGACACGGCGTGCTCGTCGTCGCTGGTGGCGCTGCACCTGGCGGCGGAGAGCATCCGCCGCGGCGAATGCGCGGCGGCGCTGGTCGGCGGGGTGAACCTGTACCTGCACCCGTCCCGGTTCCGCATGCTGCGGCAGTCGGGCTTCCTCGCCGAAGACGGCCGCTGCCGGAGCTTCGGCGCGGGCGGTACGGGCTTCGGCCCGGGCGAAGGCGCGGGCGCGGTGCTGGTGAAGCCGCTGGCCCAGGCGCTGAAGGACGGCGACAACGTGCTGGCGGTGATCAAGGGCAGCGCGGTGGCGCACGGCGGCCGTACGAACGGCTACACCGCGCCGAGCCCGCACGCGCAAGCCCGGGTGATCCGCCAGGCGCTGACGAAGGCGCAGGTCGACCCGGCCTCGGTCACGGTGATCGAGGCCCACGGCACGGGCACGGAGCTGGGCGACCCGGTGGAGCTGGCCGGCCTGATGGCCACGTACGGCAGCACGCGGAACGCGCCGCGCTGCTCGGTGGGCTCGGTGAAGTCGAACATCGGCCACGGCGAGTCGGTCGCCGGCCTGGCGGCGTTGACCAAGGTGCTGCTCCAGCTCAAGCACCGCACGCTGCTGCCGACCCTGCACGCGGAGGAGATCAACCCGAACCTCCGCCTGGCCGACACGCGCTTCGACCTCCAGCGCGAAGCGGCGCCGTGGGTGCCGCTGCTGGACGACGAGGGCCGGCAGCTGCCCCGCCGCGCGGGCGTGAGCTCGTTCGGCGCTGGTGGGGTCAACGCCCACGTGGTGCTCGAAGAATTCATCGACGAACAGCCGAAGACAACGACCGACAAGCCGCAGCTGTTCGTGCTGTCGGCCCCGACCAAGGAGCACCTCAAAGCGTCGGCCCAGCGGCTGGCGGAGTGGGTGCGGGCCAACGCCGACACGATCGACCTGGCCGCAGTGGCCCGGACGCTGCGTGAAGGCCGGGCGGCCAAGGACTGCCGGCTGATCGTGGTCGCGAGCACTGCGGCGGAGTTGGCGGACGGCCTGCTCAACGCCATGATCGGCGAGCGGCCGCGCGGGGAACACGCGCTCGCCGCGGCGCCGGAGACGGCGGCGTTCCTCGCCCAGCTCTGGAACAACGGCCGGCTGAGCCAGGTCGGCCGCCTGTGGCTGGACGGCCTGGACGTGCCGTGGCGGGAGCTCGACGGAAGCACCGGCCGGCTGGTGTCGCTGCCGCCGTCGGCGTTCCTGGACCGGCCGCTGTGGTTCAACGACCGGCAGCCGACCGAGACCATCCCGACAACAGTTGTTGTCGAACGGCAGCCGGTCGTCCCGACAGCGGTCGAAAAGCCTGTTGTGGCCGAGGCGAATCCGGTGCTCGAGCGGCTGCTCGAGTTCGCGGAGGCGACGGCGGTCGGCGTGACCGGCCCGATCGACCCGGCGCGGGCCCTGCCCGAGCTGGGCGTCGACTCGATCAACCTGATGAACCTGCGCTTCGAGATCGACGACCGCTACGGGTTGTCCATCCCGCTCGACGAGCTCGCCGAGCGCACCGTGACCGAACTGGCCGACACCATCCTCGCCGCGGCCGGAGGGGAGACCGATGAGGACGTTGCTCACGCCCGACCCGGAGAACGGCTGGTGGCCGTTCCCGCTCAACGAGATCCAGGAGTCCTTCTACGTCGGCCGCCGCCTCGGCGACGGCACCGGCATCGGCACCCAGGTCCAGGTCGAGTTCGAGGCAGACCTGGACGTGGACCGGCTGGAGTCGAGCTGGAACGAGCTGGTCAACCGCACCGGAATGCTGCGCGCGGTGGTGCTGCCGGACGCCACCCAGGAGATCCGCGACATCGTGCCGTACTACCGGGTCGAGACGGTGGACGTCGCCTCGCCCGAGGACCTGAACAGCCTGCGGGAGGCCAACTCCGGCAGCGGGTTCGACCCGCACACCTGGCCGATGTTCTCGATCAAGGTGGCGCGGCGGCCGGACGGCCGCAGCCGGGTGTTCTTCGCGGTGGACGAGATGATCGCCGACGGCCCGAGTGTGTCGCTGCTGCTGCGCCAGTGGTACGCGCTGTACCGGGGCGAGCAGCCGCAGCTGCCGGAGATCAGCTTCCGGGATTACGTGCTGGGCACGCAGGTGCGGTCCGATCGCCTGAACACGGCGCTGGAGTACTGGCGCGGCAAGCTGGCCGACGCCGATCTGGATCGGCCGGCCCCGCTGCTGGCGGCAAAGCCCGGTGAGGAACGGGCTCGTACCCGGCGCTCGCTGAAGCTGGCCGAGACGCAGTGGTCTACGGTGAAACAGGCCGCGATGGCCGGCCGCGCAACGCCTTCGGCGCTGCTGTTGGCGCTCTACACGGCGGCAGTGTCCATTGAGGACGGCACGAGCGGGCTGCCGGTGGTGCTCACCACGTACAACCGGAACCCGGTGCACCCCGATGTCGCGCACCTGGTCGGGCCGTTCATCTCGACCTCGGTGTTCCTGGCCCCGGCGGCGACCGGCAGCCTCGGCGACCTGCTCGCCGCGGTCCGCAGCCAGCTGTGGCGCGACCTGGAGCACTCGACGGTCGGCGGCGTACGGGCGCAGCGGGAGTGGGCGCGCCGCGATCGGTCGCGGGCCGGCGGCACAATTCCGTTGGTGTACACGAGTTTGCTGGGCAGCCTCACCCAGGCCGGCTCGGACGTGGACCTGGACAGCTGGGCGATGCTGGTCGACGACGAGTCGACCAGCACCTACACCCCGGGGTATATCTGGAGCAAGTCGTCCAGGAACGGGCCGGCGAGCTGACCCTGTCCTGGGACGTGGCGGCCGATGTGCTGGACGACGTCGCGGTGGAGCGGGCCTTCGGCCGGCTGGCCAAGGCGCTCAACCGGATCGCGGAGTCCGGGGCCGACGCGCTCACCCTCGGACTCGCCGAACTCCTTGCGGCACCGGCGGTTCAGCAGGACAAGCTGCCGCTGACCGAGGTGCAGTCGGCCTACCTGGTCGGACGGATCGGGGATCTGGCCGGCACCGCGGAAACCCGGGTGTACCAGGAGTTTCTGCTGCACGGACACGACGTGGACCGAATCGAGGCGGGCTGGCGCCAGCTGATCGGGCACCACCCGATGCTGCGCGGCATCGTGCACGAGGACGGCACGCTGTCGGTGCAGGCCACCACTCCCGACTACGCGATCGCCCGGCACGACCTGAGCGGGCTGGATGCCCCGGGCGTGGAGCGAGAGCTGGCGACGATCGCGGATCGGCTGCGGGCCACGGTGTTCGGCGTCGGGCGCTGGCCGATGTTCGTGATGGAAGCCAGCACGCTGCCGGGCGGCGACGTCATTCTGCACGTGGTGCTGGACGCGCTGATGGCCGATGCGCAGAGCTTCGCGTTGCTGTTCGGGCAGCTGTTCGCCTTGCACGACGGCAAGAACGAGGTGCTGAAGAGCGGTGCGGACGGCCTAGCGCGGCACCTGACGGCCATGGCGGAGCTGGCGGCGAGCCCGGCCGCCGACAAGGTCAGCCAGGAGTGGAAAGCGAAGTTCGAGCAGCTGCCGGCGGGGCCGCCGCTGCCGGACGGCGGGCCCGGCGCCGAACGGGTGCATCGACGGTTCGACCTGGACTCGTGGACAGCGTTGTGCGCCAAGGCGGACGAGGTCGGCGTGCCGGCGGACATGCTCATGCTGACCGCCTACACGGACGCGCTGCGTGAGCAGTTCCCGCAGCCGTTCACCATTGTCGTGGTTTCCTGGGACCGACCGGCTGGCACGGAGCAGATCGTCGGCGACTTCACCGGTCTGTCCTGGCTCGTGGTCGACGACACGCTGCCGACCGGTTTCGAGGACCGTGCAAGGGAAATCTGGGCTCGCGTGCAGCTTGACCTGGAGCGCGCGGCCGTGAAGCCGGGCCTGGCCCAGCTGCGGCAGCGGGTGTTCCGCGCCCGTGGCGCACTCCGTCTGCCGGTGGTGTTCACCCGGATCCCGGATGTGCCGAAGGAACTGCACAGCGACGCGGTCGAGGTGCGGCAGAGCCAGTCGCAGACGGCCCAGGTGGCGCTGGACAACGTGCCGCTGCTGGTCGGTGACACGGTGGTCTGCCAGTGGGACGCGGCGGTCGGCGCACTGCCGGACGACCAGCTCACCAAGATGTTCGCGACCTACGAGCGTCGGATGCGCTCGCTGGTGGCACAAGCGAATCCACAGTGGACTGTCGTCGACCTGTTGGCGCAGAGCTTCAAGTGCAACGGCGACGAGCCGGCGATCCGGTGGAACGGTGAGGTGATCAGCTACGCTGACCTTGACCGGCGCAGTGCGCAGCTGGCCAATCACCTGATCCGCCACGGCCTCAAGCCGGGCGAGCACGTTGCCGTCCACATGGACCGCACGGACAACCTCGTGGTCGCGCTGGTCGCTGTGGTCCGGGCCGGCGCGGTGTACGTGCCGGTGGACCCGGTGAACCCGGCCGACCGTGTGCGGTTCCTCATCGAGGATTCGGGTGCCAAGCTGGTGATCGCCGACGGCGCTCGCGCCGACATCCCGGGTGTCCACGTGGTCTGCCCGGACCGTGATGCGGCAGTGCTGGCGGCCGAATCGGCTACGGCGCCGTCGGTCACGGTGGGTCCGCTCGACCCGGTCTACATGATCTACACCTCTGGCACCACCGGCCTGCCCAAGGGCTGCCGCAACACGCAGCGCGGTGTGGCCAACCGGCTGCTGTGGATGCAGGACACGTTCCCGCTGTCCACAGAGGACCGCGTCCTCCAGAAGACCCCGTACGGCTTCGACGTGTCCGCGTGGGAGTTCTTCTGGCCGCTGCTGGTCGGCGCGTCGATCGTGGTGGCCCGCCCGGGCGGCCACGTCGACACCGCCTACCTGGCCGGCCTGATCCGGGACGAACAGGTCACGATCACCCACTTCGTGCCGTCGGTGCTCGGCATGTTCCTGCGCGACCCGGCGGCGGCCGGCTGCACCAGCCTGCGGTACGTCTTCGCCAGCGGCGAGGCGCTGCCGGTCGGCACCATGCGCACGTTCTTCGACGTGCTGGCCGAGGCCGAGCTGCACAACC encodes:
- a CDS encoding hydroxymethylglutaryl-CoA synthase family protein encodes the protein MKHVGIEAINAYCGETYVDVPTLFAARGLDTSRLDNLMMSRKSVALHCEDAVSFAVNAAKPIVDALTPEQRDSIELLIVGTESGVDFGKSLATYVHDALGLSRNCRLFETKQACYSGTAAMQMAAAVVAASPFEGVRALVISSDVARPVPHTYVEPSQGAGAMAMLISDNPVVAAFDHGANGYFSYEVMDTCRPTPEAEAGDVDLSLLTYIDCLRGSFTDYASKVDGADIVDSFDLLAMHTPFPGMVKGAHRTVLRRLKKMSPQALEDDFNRRLGPAITYPREVGNIYAGTVFLALASTIDNARIDRETRLGIFSYGSGCASEFYSAVVTPESQRAVAQMGITQRLNGRYQLAMEEYDELLAATAELKFGTPDFTFDLDRFPQIMKSQLVNRKLLVLSEVRGHHREYVWLGGEG
- a CDS encoding beta-ketoacyl synthase N-terminal-like domain-containing protein, whose translation is MTGLDRVLLTSAAVLCPLAEDLAGFADALLAGRRGAAPLTGFGLADWTARHLPDDPDAAARLRKVVWRAATPAQTAACVAVEAVTRSGAKLGDRSGLIVAGGNLALAHQARTALDFDAKPGGLRASYALTHMDVDVVGAVSELTGIRGEGWVLGGGSASGTLAVVQAARMLAAGWLDHCLVVAPLAELSAAEIEAFRRTGAMSPTGECRPFDVARQGFVYGQAAAAVLLERASVADKRGATVLAEIAGYGQCLDAKRGTEPDSAGQVTAMRAALRVAGVEASAVDYVNAHGTGSVLGDETEARSIRTVFGLRPSLRVNSTKPLVGHCLSAAGLIELIATVAQQKAGSCHPNPNLDTPLDPELALVGRSAEAHPIRTALSNSFAFGGINASVLVRAA
- a CDS encoding polyketide synthase produces the protein MSSVVHLEFEGPVAVVRMADTGRRNTFSADLAAGLVARFDEAVAREDTRVVLVEGLPELFCAGGSQTELLNFAEGNGTFDTDDFFRVFAHCPLPVVAAVQGHAIGGGLVLALYADMLVLSERSVYAANFMRYGFTPGMGATHLLPTRFGPVLGQEMLYSAKNYRGAELAARGVSVPVVPHAEVPSVARELAASVARAPRVSLELLKRELSRPLLVASEGAIAREVDMHGVSFHLPEVRDRITAAYAKGGAAR
- a CDS encoding enoyl-CoA hydratase-related protein, with the translated sequence MPPYAGYVLDRPGRRNTIDEAMLAAIDRALTAAESSSDNRVFVISAAGEDFCAGMDLDTAPPAGPVVGELPYWKLLRRLTTSPLVTVSVVDGAATAGGVGLAAACDVVLAGRDARFRLTETLLGLVPAMALPFVARRTGEQRAFNAALLADDIDAEAALGLGLVDRVGASGQELLRPLLVGLRRVQRETVAALKNYRNTAFGWRDDLGTVAGQAFLDRMDSDLVRTMVKAVAS
- a CDS encoding condensation domain-containing protein; its protein translation is MRTLLTPDPENGWWPFPLNEIQESFYVGRRLGDGTGIGTQVQVEFEADLDVDRLESSWNELVNRTGMLRAVVLPDATQEIRDIVPYYRVETVDVASPEDLNSLREANSGSGFDPHTWPMFSIKVARRPDGRSRVFFAVDEMIADGPSVSLLLRQWYALYRGEQPQLPEISFRDYVLGTQVRSDRLNTALEYWRGKLADADLDRPAPLLAAKPGEERARTRRSLKLAETQWSTVKQAAMAGRATPSALLLALYTAAVSIEDGTSGLPVVLTTYNRNPVHPDVAHLVGPFISTSVFLAPAATGSLGDLLAAVRSQLWRDLEHSTVGGVRAQREWARRDRSRAGGTIPLVYTSLLGSLTQAGSDVDLDSWAMLVDDESTSTYTPGYIWSKSSRNGPAS